From the Methanobacterium spitsbergense genome, the window ATTTATCGGATATCTCATGAGCATTTAGTACCAAAAAAGAGAAAAATAATAAAAAAATATCTATAATTTTATTCAAATAGACAATATTTACTTTTTAAGGACTTTGATTCCACTTTCAATTCCAATAATAAACTTCATCAACAATTTCAGAGAATACAATTTTAAACTACTCCCAGAATGGTATTGAGTTCTGTTTCGAGTTTTTTAGAATATTCTATGGTGAATTTAATGTCATAAATAAAGTTCCTTTATTTCATTATTCCAATATATTACGAATACATTTTAAAAAATATGTTAATTCTTATTCCTCAATTTTCCATCAATAAGTTAAAAAAATAGATTCCTTACTTTTCCTTTTTTTATTCTTTTTTACATGGTTTTTGACACTTTATTATTTATCAAAATTAAAATAAATTGTATTATTATGCTAATTTACAGAATACAATTATTTGAATTATACTAGTCAATCCTTAATTTTTTTGAATAATCATCGCTTCTAGAATTAAACCTTAAAAATCGGCAGGGAAAATATAAACCACTGCCAACCAATATTAATTAGATACAAATGAAATTACTAAAAAAATTTTCAATTGAACCTAAAAATATTCATCTTTATAAACTAGCATTTCTTCATGAGTCTTATTCCAACGAAAATAATCTCAATGAATGCTATGAACGATTAGAGTTTTTAGGTGATGCAGTCCTGGATCTGGTGGTGTCAGAATTCCTATACAATAGCGATCCCAATTTAACTGAAGGTCAATTAACTCGTATGCGTTCTAATTATGTTTGTAAAAAAGCAATTTATACATATTCTATGGAATTGGGATTGAATAAACATATCAAATTAGGTGGACCTGAATTAAGTAGAAGAGAAACAGATTCTGTTATTAGTGATGTTTTTGAATCATTTATTGGAGCTTTATATCTCGATTTAGGTTTGGATACAGTTAAAGAATTTCTTTCACAAACAGTTTTACCCCATATAGAAAACAAATCTACATTTTTTA encodes:
- the rnc gene encoding ribonuclease III, with amino-acid sequence MKLLKKFSIEPKNIHLYKLAFLHESYSNENNLNECYERLEFLGDAVLDLVVSEFLYNSDPNLTEGQLTRMRSNYVCKKAIYTYSMELGLNKHIKLGGPELSRRETDSVISDVFESFIGALYLDLGLDTVKEFLSQTVLPHIENKSTFFIDYKSELKLLCDQNAFEVAYELINEEGEPHNKTFTMVAIINEKNYGTGVGGSKKEAQQNAARMALDKL